One Microcoleus sp. bin38.metabat.b11b12b14.051 DNA segment encodes these proteins:
- a CDS encoding DALR anticodon-binding domain-containing protein, whose amino-acid sequence MDTLNVFQCPEVTVKRFLLAKFQGAIARGGTIGEIPLNRGKNSVRVVYVSAIALKLAKNWQQTPQAIAAQLVETLQPLCWPDFTVKALSAGTIELELTDAGLALWLQRLAQIALPVPEYRILSAVVSADRLFPIQYSHARCCSLLRMAHRDRLISIANPDVTTAPQIWSLAAPNPIPWIDGGVVRLIDRAECNLISQLLTVLDNLSPIWEAENREKPIDHLKLANTLSQAFQTFYSQCRIWGEVKTETPKLAQSRLGLVLATQSLLRFILEELLNAIAPIEL is encoded by the coding sequence ATGGATACACTAAATGTCTTTCAGTGCCCGGAAGTTACAGTGAAACGTTTCTTGCTGGCAAAGTTCCAAGGCGCGATCGCCCGGGGAGGGACGATCGGCGAAATTCCGTTAAATCGGGGTAAAAATAGCGTGCGGGTGGTGTACGTGTCGGCGATCGCCCTGAAATTGGCTAAAAATTGGCAGCAGACACCGCAGGCGATCGCAGCACAGTTGGTCGAAACTCTCCAACCGCTGTGCTGGCCGGATTTCACCGTTAAAGCCCTATCTGCGGGCACGATTGAGCTGGAGTTGACTGATGCCGGTTTAGCCCTGTGGTTGCAGCGTTTAGCTCAAATTGCCCTCCCTGTACCAGAATATCGCATCTTATCTGCTGTTGTGTCTGCCGATCGACTGTTTCCGATTCAGTACAGCCACGCGCGCTGCTGTTCCCTGCTGCGAATGGCCCACCGCGATCGGCTAATTTCGATCGCCAACCCCGATGTCACCACAGCACCGCAAATTTGGTCGCTGGCGGCCCCAAATCCTATCCCCTGGATTGACGGGGGTGTAGTGCGGTTAATCGATCGAGCCGAATGCAATTTAATTTCGCAACTATTAACAGTGCTAGACAATTTATCTCCTATTTGGGAAGCAGAAAACCGCGAAAAACCAATCGATCATTTAAAATTAGCTAATACTTTGAGTCAAGCATTTCAGACTTTTTACAGTCAATGTCGGATTTGGGGAGAAGTTAAAACAGAAACACCAAAACTCGCCCAATCCCGACTGGGTTTAGTATTAGCAACTCAATCCTTGCTGCGGTTTATCCTAGAAGAATTATTAAACGCGATTGCTCCTATAGAACTTTGA
- a CDS encoding HAMP domain-containing sensor histidine kinase produces the protein MSQILLLVEQKENRRLLLEWLAVYYEVLLPNYTENIDEILPFNQSFDLGIIDGLALKRHWQWIAAQKQAEDPLCLPFLLITSRSDVGMATRFIWQTIDDLIIAPIEKIELQARVEILLRARQLSLTLKLSHDQLDRSLQTAKELNDMKTSLLYMIAHDVRNPLNFIIGTTQVLARYKSKLSDDRTQELLDKTQVAAKSIDQLLDDVLLLGRSESGKIAFCLLQLDLTKFCNELVLEFQSSLNLKAQADAVKLIFVNHSPSAMACLEASLLRRILSNLLSNAIKYSPANTEVVLELKVTENEVIFSVSDAGIGIPLADQERLFDSFYRAKNVGIIPGTGLGLSIVKKCVDLHGGEIALSSEEGVGSTFTVTLPIAQFEAEQLSPATP, from the coding sequence GTGAGTCAAATTTTATTGCTTGTCGAACAGAAAGAAAATCGCCGCTTGTTATTAGAATGGCTGGCAGTTTACTATGAGGTATTGCTGCCAAATTATACAGAAAATATTGATGAAATTTTACCATTTAATCAATCTTTTGACCTGGGAATCATTGACGGTCTTGCCTTGAAGCGACACTGGCAGTGGATCGCAGCCCAAAAACAGGCAGAAGACCCGCTATGCTTGCCTTTTTTGTTGATTACATCTCGCTCGGATGTCGGGATGGCAACGCGATTTATTTGGCAAACTATTGACGATTTAATTATTGCTCCGATCGAGAAGATAGAATTGCAAGCGCGGGTGGAGATTTTGCTGCGAGCGCGCCAGTTGTCTTTAACTCTCAAATTGTCTCACGATCAACTCGATCGCAGTTTGCAAACAGCCAAAGAGCTCAACGATATGAAAACCTCTTTGCTGTACATGATTGCCCACGATGTTCGCAATCCTTTAAACTTCATTATCGGCACTACGCAAGTTCTTGCTAGATACAAATCGAAACTATCTGATGATAGAACACAAGAACTGCTTGACAAAACTCAAGTTGCAGCAAAAAGCATCGATCAGTTATTAGATGATGTTCTGCTACTCGGCCGCTCGGAGTCTGGAAAAATCGCGTTTTGCTTGCTACAGCTAGACTTAACTAAATTCTGTAATGAGTTGGTTTTGGAATTTCAGAGCAGCCTGAATTTGAAGGCTCAAGCTGATGCGGTGAAGCTGATTTTTGTGAATCACAGTCCATCGGCGATGGCTTGTTTGGAGGCAAGTTTGCTGCGGCGTATTCTGAGCAATTTGCTGTCAAATGCTATTAAGTATTCTCCCGCAAATACTGAAGTGGTTCTTGAATTAAAAGTTACGGAAAACGAGGTGATTTTTTCGGTAAGCGATGCCGGAATTGGCATACCTTTAGCCGACCAAGAACGGCTGTTTGATTCGTTTTATCGGGCGAAAAATGTGGGTATAATTCCCGGTACTGGACTGGGGCTGAGTATTGTTAAAAAATGTGTGGACTTGCACGGCGGCGAAATTGCTTTGAGCAGTGAAGAAGGCGTGGGTAGTACATTTACCGTAACGCTGCCGATCGCCCAATTTGAAGCAGAGCAACTCTCGCCTGCAACGCCTTAA
- a CDS encoding phycobiliprotein lyase — protein MDVSEFFELSAGKWFSQRTVHNLKSGELQAGKSDLKIEILTASDAAVVELCQQHSINPASTGLKGVRISWDGTADRAAAKQIGSTILAIVPDRENPSEGKVLQAKGNTRYVMGGDDVLTLITESDTVRAEERLWYLIPNLRLRTSVVKQANGTEQASFCSEIRMGGSPKT, from the coding sequence ATGGATGTTAGCGAGTTTTTTGAGTTAAGTGCAGGCAAATGGTTTTCGCAACGTACCGTACACAATCTTAAGTCGGGCGAATTGCAGGCAGGTAAATCTGACCTCAAAATAGAAATACTGACAGCTAGCGATGCAGCAGTCGTTGAACTTTGCCAACAACATTCGATTAACCCGGCCTCAACTGGGCTAAAGGGCGTTCGGATTAGTTGGGACGGTACTGCCGATCGCGCTGCTGCCAAACAAATTGGTTCTACAATATTAGCGATCGTACCCGATCGGGAGAATCCCAGCGAAGGCAAAGTGTTGCAAGCCAAGGGAAACACCCGCTACGTCATGGGCGGCGACGACGTGCTGACATTGATTACAGAGTCAGATACTGTTCGCGCCGAAGAAAGGCTGTGGTATCTCATCCCTAACCTGCGCCTGCGTACTAGCGTTGTCAAGCAAGCTAACGGTACGGAACAAGCCTCTTTTTGTTCGGAAATTCGGATGGGAGGAAGCCCGAAAACTTAA
- a CDS encoding DUF4079 domain-containing protein: MELADVMALLHPVIAVAVVFPIIGTVVNAAWQTRQRRLQVADGGKSKIPPVVGPEHLKLGQLLTGALVGITLIALAYSIYFKSILEKNLWDKSPTQVVFIALMFAATIASLVFLYQARQKLWRGVFATLTGVGLVVLGFQEGIFRRDDEWLVSHFYYGIAAALLMVFSVAIAPEIYHDRAHRWRKIHTVLNCIALLLFFGQGVTGTRDLLEIPLSWQKEHLYQCDWKNKTCPKPPQSQSLAPRIN, encoded by the coding sequence ATGGAACTCGCAGATGTTATGGCACTCCTGCATCCGGTGATCGCAGTGGCGGTAGTTTTTCCGATTATTGGTACTGTGGTGAATGCAGCGTGGCAAACTCGCCAGCGCAGGCTGCAAGTCGCTGACGGCGGTAAAAGCAAAATTCCGCCGGTTGTTGGCCCGGAGCATTTGAAGTTGGGCCAGTTGCTGACTGGGGCGCTCGTCGGAATTACGTTAATTGCTCTGGCTTACTCTATTTATTTTAAAAGTATTTTGGAAAAAAATCTGTGGGACAAATCCCCCACTCAAGTAGTTTTTATCGCACTGATGTTTGCCGCGACAATTGCTTCTTTGGTATTTTTGTATCAAGCAAGACAGAAACTTTGGCGAGGTGTTTTTGCTACTTTAACTGGTGTTGGTTTGGTGGTTTTGGGATTCCAGGAGGGGATTTTTCGCAGGGACGATGAATGGCTGGTTTCTCATTTTTATTACGGGATTGCGGCGGCGCTGTTGATGGTTTTTTCGGTGGCAATTGCGCCGGAAATTTATCACGATAGAGCGCACCGCTGGCGGAAAATTCACACTGTTTTAAACTGCATCGCCCTGCTGCTATTTTTCGGTCAGGGTGTTACGGGTACTCGCGATTTGTTGGAAATTCCTTTGAGCTGGCAAAAAGAACATCTCTATCAGTGTGATTGGAAAAATAAAACTTGTCCGAAACCTCCACAATCACAAAGTTTGGCTCCTAGAATTAATTAG
- a CDS encoding ATPase domain-containing protein: MNQQMSQNRVSVGITGLNEVIDGGLIAQRSYLVRGGPGTGKTTLGFHFLAAGIALGETPLFITLGEPEAQLRANAASLGFDIEAMAFLDLSPSSEFFTEVQTYDIFSPSEVEREPTTQKIIERVQAIQPQRVFLDAITQFRYLAADEFQFRKQVLSFLRFLVEGGATVVFTSEGTLSAPDDDLQFISDGVIYLELRPEGRTLSVTKLRGSNFRDGRHSLRLTQAGMEVFPRLLPDNYQQDFVAEPISAGVPELDELLHGGLERGTVSVISGPSGVGKTTVGIQFMKEAAGRGERSVVYIFEESISTLLRRCESVNIPVGAMMAQGSLSVIAVEPLLYSPDQFANMVRREVEQEKTRIVMIDSISGYQLSMRGQDLVNNLHALCKYLKNMGVTVILINEIEGISGDFRLTEIGISYLADNLLFIRYLERQLHNRTEIRKAIGVIKKRVSNFEKTLRELDITRYGIKVSKPIRGLRGILSSAPVWVDVVEGED, translated from the coding sequence ATGAACCAACAAATGTCTCAAAACCGAGTTTCGGTAGGAATTACGGGTCTGAACGAAGTTATTGACGGCGGCCTGATTGCTCAGCGCTCTTATCTGGTACGCGGCGGCCCGGGTACTGGGAAGACTACACTGGGCTTTCATTTTTTGGCTGCTGGTATAGCTCTGGGAGAAACGCCCCTGTTTATTACTTTAGGAGAACCGGAAGCCCAATTGCGCGCTAATGCCGCAAGTCTCGGTTTTGACATCGAGGCGATGGCCTTCCTCGATTTGAGCCCATCCTCTGAATTTTTTACCGAAGTTCAAACCTACGACATCTTCTCACCGTCGGAAGTTGAACGAGAACCGACTACCCAAAAAATTATTGAGCGAGTCCAAGCTATCCAGCCGCAACGGGTGTTTTTGGATGCGATTACTCAATTTCGCTATTTGGCTGCGGATGAGTTTCAGTTTCGCAAGCAGGTTTTGTCTTTTCTGCGGTTTTTGGTGGAAGGGGGGGCGACGGTGGTTTTCACGTCAGAAGGTACATTAAGCGCTCCCGACGACGATTTGCAATTCATCAGCGATGGCGTAATTTACTTGGAATTGCGGCCCGAAGGGCGCACTCTGTCTGTCACTAAGCTGCGCGGTTCCAACTTCCGCGACGGGCGCCATTCGCTGCGCCTGACTCAGGCTGGGATGGAGGTGTTTCCGCGGCTGCTTCCGGACAATTACCAACAGGATTTTGTGGCGGAACCGATTTCTGCTGGAGTTCCAGAATTGGACGAACTGCTGCACGGGGGACTGGAACGGGGTACTGTGAGTGTGATTAGCGGGCCTAGCGGGGTGGGTAAGACGACGGTGGGGATTCAGTTTATGAAGGAAGCAGCAGGAAGGGGGGAGCGATCGGTAGTTTACATCTTTGAGGAGTCAATTTCTACTCTGCTGCGCCGCTGCGAATCAGTTAACATCCCCGTTGGGGCGATGATGGCTCAGGGAAGTCTTTCGGTGATAGCTGTGGAACCTTTGCTGTATTCGCCGGATCAGTTTGCGAATATGGTACGCCGAGAGGTGGAGCAGGAAAAGACGCGGATTGTGATGATTGACAGTATTTCTGGCTATCAGCTTTCGATGCGGGGTCAAGATTTGGTGAACAATTTGCACGCTTTGTGCAAGTATCTCAAGAATATGGGAGTTACGGTGATCTTGATTAATGAGATAGAAGGGATTAGCGGAGATTTTCGGCTGACTGAGATCGGAATTAGCTATTTGGCTGACAATCTTCTGTTTATCCGCTATCTGGAGCGCCAACTTCATAATAGAACGGAAATCCGCAAGGCGATCGGCGTCATTAAAAAACGTGTCAGCAATTTCGAGAAAACTCTGCGAGAACTCGATATTACTCGCTACGGTATCAAAGTCAGTAAACCTATACGGGGACTGCGCGGCATTTTAAGCTCGGCGCCGGTGTGGGTTGACGTGGTAGAGGGTGAAGATTGA
- a CDS encoding Crp/Fnr family transcriptional regulator, which translates to MQSTLSTPVETIDRPFITWQRIIDWAQEHYRCRTFSKDEKIPARPGLLYLVQKGSVRLVGSAQVSATAKPGLKSAPKTTEEAFLGFVGAGQPFELVAQSPFTLQAFAHADQTHVVWMYWHDLDNWPHFRREILDAFRYQHQRKLLWLSTLGQRRTIDRLLGFLTLLIEEFGEPYVSEAEPDLVRGYRLPWALTHAQIGSAIGSTRVTVTRLMGKLRSKGLINTEDDNLICLPAKATPQKTKNQKQDVEAFLGDDLGDDLDDDLGDDLDDDLDDDLEDS; encoded by the coding sequence ATGCAATCAACACTTTCCACTCCTGTAGAGACGATCGATCGACCCTTTATCACCTGGCAACGAATTATCGACTGGGCCCAGGAACACTACCGCTGCCGGACTTTTAGCAAAGACGAGAAGATTCCCGCCAGACCCGGACTGCTGTATTTAGTCCAGAAAGGTTCTGTGCGGCTCGTAGGTAGCGCTCAAGTCAGCGCCACAGCGAAGCCGGGGTTAAAATCCGCTCCCAAAACCACAGAAGAAGCTTTTTTGGGCTTCGTCGGCGCGGGTCAGCCCTTTGAACTGGTGGCTCAGTCTCCGTTTACCCTCCAGGCTTTCGCTCACGCCGATCAAACTCACGTAGTGTGGATGTATTGGCACGATTTGGATAATTGGCCTCACTTCCGCAGGGAAATATTGGATGCGTTTCGCTACCAACACCAGCGGAAACTTCTGTGGCTGAGCACTTTGGGACAGCGCCGGACGATCGACCGACTGCTGGGTTTTCTCACTTTGTTGATCGAAGAATTTGGGGAACCTTACGTAAGTGAGGCAGAACCGGATCTGGTTCGGGGCTACAGGCTGCCTTGGGCTTTGACTCACGCTCAAATTGGCAGCGCTATCGGTTCGACGCGGGTGACGGTGACGCGGCTGATGGGTAAGTTGCGATCGAAAGGTTTGATTAATACTGAGGATGACAATTTAATCTGTTTGCCTGCTAAGGCTACTCCCCAAAAGACCAAAAATCAAAAGCAGGATGTAGAAGCATTCCTCGGAGACGATCTCGGAGACGATCTCGATGACGATCTCGGAGACGATCTTGATGACGATCTCGACGACGATCTCGAAGATTCTTGA
- a CDS encoding heterodisulfide reductase-related iron-sulfur binding cluster, whose protein sequence is MQIPETSQIPSDDLRPAKESNFLAQNPHLQTLEIPGFDANNPPDPKLIDTCVHCGFCLSTCPSYRVLGKEMDSPRGRIYLMDAINEGDAPLNEATSQHFDTCLGCLACVTTCPSGVQYDKLISATRHQVTRNQKRTFSDNVIRTLIFNLFPYPHRLRPLLVPLFIYQKLGLPKLIRKTGLLKKVFPRLAAMESILPKVTVDSFRDNLPEVIPAQGEKRYRVGVILGCVQRLLFSPVNEATVRVLTANGCEVVIPKSQGCCAALPEHQGQAQQAKALARQMIDSFENTGVDFVIINAAGCGHTLKEYGHILADDPEYREKAEKFAANVKDVQEFLASAGITAKLNPLIEGDLTIVYQDACHLLHGQKISLQPRQLLQQIPGVKLKEPVDAALCCGSAGVYNMLQPEIADELGVQKVENLLNTGAELIASSNPGCSLQIKKHLELQGKSVTLMHPIELLDYSIRGVMLQKH, encoded by the coding sequence ATGCAAATTCCCGAAACATCTCAAATTCCCAGCGACGATTTAAGACCAGCAAAAGAAAGCAATTTCCTAGCACAAAATCCCCACTTGCAAACTCTCGAAATTCCCGGTTTTGACGCCAACAATCCGCCAGATCCCAAATTAATCGATACCTGCGTCCACTGCGGCTTTTGTTTGTCAACTTGTCCGAGTTATCGCGTACTCGGCAAAGAAATGGATTCGCCGCGAGGCCGCATTTATTTAATGGATGCAATCAACGAAGGCGATGCACCTTTAAACGAAGCAACTTCGCAGCATTTTGATACTTGTTTGGGCTGTTTGGCCTGCGTGACAACTTGTCCGTCTGGCGTGCAGTACGACAAGTTAATTTCTGCAACTCGCCACCAAGTTACCAGAAATCAAAAACGCACTTTTTCTGACAATGTAATTCGCACTCTGATTTTTAATCTCTTTCCTTATCCTCACAGATTGCGGCCGTTGCTGGTACCGCTGTTTATTTATCAAAAATTAGGACTTCCAAAACTAATTCGGAAAACAGGTTTGCTAAAAAAAGTATTTCCTCGCTTGGCGGCGATGGAATCAATTTTGCCGAAGGTAACAGTCGATTCTTTCCGGGATAATTTACCGGAAGTCATTCCCGCACAAGGGGAGAAACGCTATCGAGTTGGCGTGATTTTAGGCTGCGTGCAGAGGTTGTTGTTCTCGCCTGTTAATGAGGCTACGGTGCGTGTTTTGACGGCTAACGGTTGCGAGGTTGTGATTCCAAAAAGTCAAGGATGCTGCGCTGCTTTACCGGAACATCAAGGACAAGCCCAACAGGCGAAAGCTTTGGCGAGACAGATGATTGATAGTTTTGAAAATACTGGTGTTGATTTTGTAATTATCAACGCTGCGGGTTGCGGCCACACTTTGAAAGAGTACGGTCACATTTTAGCAGATGACCCGGAATATCGCGAGAAAGCTGAGAAGTTTGCTGCTAATGTCAAGGACGTACAAGAATTTTTGGCAAGTGCGGGAATTACGGCGAAACTCAATCCTTTGATTGAGGGAGATTTGACAATTGTTTATCAGGATGCTTGTCATTTGTTGCACGGACAAAAGATTAGTTTGCAGCCGCGCCAGTTGTTGCAACAAATTCCTGGTGTGAAGTTGAAAGAACCTGTGGATGCTGCTTTGTGTTGCGGGAGTGCGGGGGTTTACAATATGCTTCAGCCGGAAATTGCTGATGAGTTGGGCGTGCAAAAGGTGGAGAATTTGTTGAATACTGGGGCCGAGTTGATTGCTTCTTCTAATCCTGGTTGTTCTTTGCAAATTAAGAAGCATTTGGAGTTGCAGGGGAAATCTGTGACTTTGATGCACCCGATCGAGCTTTTGGATTATTCTATTCGTGGGGTGATGTTGCAGAAGCATTAG
- a CDS encoding FAD-binding oxidoreductase, whose amino-acid sequence MKSFSTETYVSIQELENIVGTAGICQQQDIEAFWQERVEKAVAPGTSIACTVYPHTQQELAAVIAWASKNRCAVLPCGSGSKLDWGSLVQLDPVKPPDRELCEPSFLQGSGGLIAVSTARLNRLVEHAVGDLTVTAEAGMKFVDLQEILGASGQFLPIDPAYRQQATLGGIIATADTGSLRHRYRGVRDLLLGITFVRSDGKIATGGGRVVKNVAGYDLMKLLTGAYGTLGVISQVTFRVYPLPESSGTVILTGETNALAEAAQILLSSALTPTAVDLLSPQLVEKLNLGKGSGLVVRFQSIGESVKQQSARLLEVAQKLGLQGTSCRDNDEDQLWQRLPETVWNYAQNSPIICKIGIRPSEAVKAINELPVQDALIHAGSGLGVLRFETATAETLLQIRRKCEAKGGFLTVLVAPTQIKQELDVWGYTGSAIDLMRRIKQEFDPENILNPNRSILKGS is encoded by the coding sequence ATGAAATCTTTTTCTACCGAAACCTACGTTAGCATACAAGAATTAGAAAATATTGTCGGCACTGCTGGCATCTGTCAGCAGCAAGATATAGAGGCTTTTTGGCAAGAACGGGTAGAAAAAGCAGTTGCGCCGGGCACTTCAATAGCTTGTACAGTTTACCCCCACACTCAACAAGAACTCGCGGCCGTTATTGCTTGGGCCAGCAAAAATCGCTGCGCCGTCTTGCCTTGTGGTAGCGGCAGCAAACTCGATTGGGGCAGTTTAGTTCAATTAGATCCCGTCAAACCCCCTGACCGAGAGCTTTGTGAACCCTCTTTCTTACAGGGGTCAGGGGGGCTCATTGCCGTCAGTACGGCGCGCCTCAATCGCCTGGTAGAACACGCTGTGGGCGATTTAACGGTGACGGCCGAAGCGGGGATGAAGTTTGTTGATTTGCAGGAAATTTTAGGAGCATCAGGTCAATTTTTGCCGATCGATCCAGCATATCGGCAACAGGCAACTTTAGGCGGAATTATCGCTACGGCTGACACAGGTTCTTTACGACACCGCTATCGAGGCGTGCGCGATTTGTTGCTGGGAATCACATTTGTGCGATCGGACGGTAAAATTGCCACAGGCGGAGGTAGAGTTGTCAAAAATGTCGCCGGTTACGACTTAATGAAACTGTTAACCGGCGCTTACGGCACCTTAGGCGTCATCAGTCAAGTAACTTTCCGAGTTTATCCGCTACCGGAATCATCGGGAACTGTCATACTGACAGGTGAAACGAATGCTTTAGCCGAAGCTGCTCAAATCTTGTTATCTTCTGCCCTGACACCGACGGCTGTGGATTTGCTATCACCGCAGTTAGTAGAAAAACTGAATTTAGGTAAAGGTTCGGGATTGGTGGTGAGGTTTCAAAGCATCGGCGAAAGCGTGAAACAACAATCAGCCCGCTTGCTAGAAGTTGCCCAAAAGTTGGGTTTGCAAGGCACAAGCTGCCGCGACAACGACGAGGATCAATTATGGCAAAGATTGCCAGAAACAGTCTGGAATTATGCCCAGAATTCCCCAATTATTTGTAAAATAGGCATCAGACCCTCGGAAGCAGTCAAAGCAATTAACGAATTGCCAGTACAGGACGCTTTGATTCATGCAGGCAGCGGTTTGGGGGTGTTGCGGTTTGAGACTGCGACTGCCGAAACGCTGTTGCAGATACGTAGAAAGTGCGAAGCTAAAGGCGGTTTTCTCACCGTTTTAGTAGCGCCGACCCAGATCAAGCAAGAGTTAGATGTTTGGGGCTATACTGGAAGTGCGATCGATCTAATGCGCCGGATCAAGCAAGAGTTTGACCCGGAAAATATTTTAAATCCAAATCGCTCAATCTTAAAAGGTTCGTAG
- a CDS encoding response regulator has protein sequence MTTNSIILAVDRNQRNLELVAQFLHKEGYQTLGACSLEDVARAIGEPARIGMALVDISGFDRQIWDCCEQLRNHQIPFLILSPKQSAAIQHESFSRGARSMLVKPLIVKDLLSIVRSLLGEPT, from the coding sequence ATGACTACCAACTCAATAATTTTAGCGGTAGACCGCAATCAGCGAAACTTGGAACTGGTAGCACAATTTCTCCATAAAGAAGGATACCAGACCCTCGGCGCTTGTAGCTTGGAAGATGTTGCACGAGCGATCGGCGAACCTGCTAGAATTGGGATGGCTTTAGTAGATATTTCTGGTTTCGATCGCCAGATTTGGGACTGCTGCGAACAACTGCGGAATCACCAAATCCCTTTTTTGATACTTTCCCCCAAACAAAGCGCGGCGATTCAGCACGAAAGCTTCTCCCGCGGTGCTCGAAGTATGCTGGTCAAACCTTTGATCGTTAAAGATTTGCTGTCTATTGTACGCAGCTTGCTAGGAGAACCGACGTGA